One region of Eupeodes corollae chromosome 1, idEupCoro1.1, whole genome shotgun sequence genomic DNA includes:
- the LOC129941913 gene encoding uncharacterized protein K02A2.6-like, with product MVNLLINNKLLKFQIDTGTTRSIIGRSGYRMLGSPYCKQIADVQLSSYGGGRLKLLGECEVSLLWSGKVINEKILVVDSDCGSNLVGIDWLDKMGFQVSVKAVNISSNLPISIKELCAKFSQLFEPSLGCCFNYQAHLELLPDAKPKFVPPRTIPFALQEATKQELERLVQAGILNPIQRTQWATPIVVVPKRKGTVRICGDFKVTINPQLVVNRHPIPRTRELFHKLRNGKLFTKIDLSDAYLQIELDAESKKLVVINTPFGLYQYQRMPFGINSAPGEFQHVMEQILIGLPVGIYLDDLLVTGENDEEHLANLNAVFSRLQANGFRCNIDKCDFARHEIEYLGHSISASGIRPLEDRLLAIKEQSSPTNLKELEAVMGKFNYYNQFIANFAQVAGPLNSLRRKGVSFRWSSKEEEAFNSLKMSIVNATRLVHFNEDLPIILATDASSYGIGAVISHRFPNGLEKPIAFASKTLNIHQKSYSQIEKEALSIIYGITKFHQYLYGRSFELLTDHKPLTTLFNPNKKLPEMTLQRLQRWAILLMGYNYTIKYRPTAKHANADSLSRLPVGPDENFDQREESCCEIREIYDDVLESHPINLKLLRQHSDRDSTLTAVGKYIKNGWPTHLKAEERYLQAYFIKRHSLTIHQGITLLNANYPRVVIPKTLQEKTLKVIHDGHWGSSRSKQLARRYVWFPNIDKQIEDFSAKCEICQSEASEPAKEYCSWPQTNEPWSRLHIDFAGPLYGRMWLVLVDSHSKFPYVVSLPAATSENTIKALRSIFSIEGLPKTIVSDNGTQFTSAQFSEFCRSNAIHHVRTVPFHPASNGEAERFVRTLKTAFKKLIADGSSPELALPILLSTFRTTPNPITKKSPSELLHGRQQRCVLSALVPETKPTHQIRSKFEVGQEVLCRQYLKKQKWSRGIISKVLGRNTYEIKTKDGVSRRHQNQMRLLQNKSNLEIENPEGQIEGGEDVYEESTSKCSDAQSCPAPVVCDDYEKRLPDVPGTSPKITPMELPTDDYEKRLPDVPGTSPKITSMELPTEIRRSERVKVLTPPIYFKKRGQ from the exons ATGGTAAATTTACtaatcaataataaattattaaaattccaaATTGATACAGGGACTACTCGAAGCATCATTGGTCGATCAGGTTACCGTATGCTTGGATCTCCTTACTGTAAGCAAATTGCAGATGTGCAACTATCATCATATGGAGGTGGACGTCTTAAGCTCCTCGGAGAATGTGAAGTGTCTCTATTGTGGTCTGGCAAGGTAATTAATGAGAAAATTTTAGTAGTTGATAGCGATTGCGGAAGCAATTTAGTGGGAATAGACTGGCTAGACAAAATGGGTTTTCAAGTTTCTGTTAAAGCCGTCaacatttcttcaaatttaccAATTAGCATCAAAGAACTCTGTGCTAAGTTTTCGCAACTTTTTGAGCCTTCGTTAGGGTGCTGTTTTAACTACCAAGCTCATTTAGAACTACTCCCAGATGCTAAGCCTAAATTTGTTCCACCTCGCACAATCCCGTTTGCACTTCAAGAGGCTACTAAGCAGGAATTAGAACGTTTAGTCCAAGCTGGAATTTTAAACCCTATTCAACGAACTCAATGGGCTACACCCATCGTTGTCGTTCCGAAAAGGAAAGGAACAGTCCGTATATGCGGAGACTTTAAAGTTACAATTAATCCACAATTGGTTGTCAATCGACACCCCATTCCACGTACTCGTGAGCTCTTCCATAAATTGCGTAATGGGAAGCTTTTTACTAAAATCGATTTGTCCGACGCTTACTTACAAATAGAATTGGACGCGGAATCCAAGAAACTCGTGGTTATTAATACCCCATTTGGGTTGTATCAATACCAAAGGATGCCGTTTGGTATCAACAGTGCTCCAGGCGAATTCCAGCACGTCATGGAACAGATTTTAATAGGACTGCCTGTCGGAATTTATTTAGACGATCTGCTTGTAACAGGAGAAAACGACGAAGAGCATCTTGCAAACCTTAATGCAGTTTTTAGTAGGCTTCAGGCTAATGGTTTCCGTTGCAACATAGACAAATGCGATTTTGCGCGCCACGAAATTGAATATCTAGGCCATTCTATTTCGGCTTCGGGCATTCGCCCACTAGAAGATAGACTTTTAGCAATTAAAGAACAATCTTCGCCCACCAACTTAAAAGAATTGGAAGCCGTAATGGGAAAATTTAATTACTATAATCAATTTATAGCTAATTTTGCTCAGGTAGCAGGGCCTTTGAATAGTCTACGGCGTAAAGGAGTTTCTTTTCGATGGTcatcaaaagaagaagaagcatTTAACAGCCTTAAGATGAGCATCGTAAATGCAACAAGGCTAGTACATTTCAATGAAGATCTACCAATTATTTTGGCTACTGACGCTTCTAGTTACGGCATAGGCGCCGTTATTTCACATCGTTTTCCGAATGGTTTAGAGAAGCCCATCGCTTTCGCTTCTAAAACTCTAAACATTCACCAGAAATCCTACAGCCAAATAGAAAAAGAAGCACTCTCCATTATATATGGAATTACAAAATTCCACCAATATTTGTATGGCAGGTCATTTGAACTCCTGACTGATCATAAGCCGTTGACGACGCTTtttaacccaaacaaaaaacttcCTGAGATGACTCTACAGCGTCTCCAAAGATGGGCAATCTTACTTATGGGATACAATTATACAATTAAGTATCGGCCAACCGCTAAACATGCTAATGCAGACTCACTTTCTCGCCTCCCGGTGGGGCCTGATGAGAATTTCGACCAACGAGAGGAGTCATGCTGCGAAATTCGTGAGATATACGATGATGTCTTAGAATCACACCCTATAAACCTTAAGCTTCTTAGACAACATTCTGACAGAGACTCTACATTGACTGCTGtaggaaaatatataaaaaatggttGGCCTACGCACTTAAAAGCAGAAGAACGTTATCTCCAggcttattttattaaaaggcaCAGTTTGACTATTCATCAAGGAATAACTTTACTGAATGCAAACTATCCACGTGTTGTGATTCCTAAAACGTTGCAAGAAAAAACTCTCAAAGTAATACATGATGGTCATTGGGGTTCTTCTCGCTCAAAGCAACTTGCAAGACGTTACGTTTGGTTCCCAAATATTGATAAGCAAATCGAAGATTTTTCTGCAAAGTGTGAGATTTGCCAATCTGAAGCATCGGAACCAGCAAAAGAGTATTGCAGCTGGCCTCAAACAAATGAGCCGTGGAGTCGGCTACACATAGACTTTGCCGGCCCTCTTTATGGTCGTATGTGGTTAGTTTTAGTTGATTCACATTCTAAATTCCCGTATGTTGTTTCACTGCCTGCAGCTACATCAGAAAATACAATTAAAGCTCTCCGTagtattttttcaattgaaggTTTACCAAAGACTATCGTAAGTGATAACGGAACTCAGTTCACATCCGCACAGTTTTCAGAATTTTGTAGATCCAATGCTATTCATCATGTCCGAACTGTTCCGTTTCATCCAGCATCAAACGGAGAAGCCGAGCGATTCGTGCGAACACTTAAGACagctttcaaaaaacttattgCTGATGGCTCATCTCCTGAACTTGCGCTTCCAATTCTACTCAGCACCTTTCGAACAACTCCCAATCCAATAACAAAAAAGTCTCCGTCGGAGTTGCTACATGGTCGTCAACAGCGTTGTGTGTTATCAGCCCTAGTTCCAGAAACTAAGCCAACTCATCAAATAAGGAGCAAGTTTGAAGTTGGTCAGGAGGTTCTGTGCcgccaatatcttaaaaaacagAAATGGTCGCGTGGTATCATTTCGAAAGTACTGGGAAGAAACACCTACGAAATCAAAACAAAGGACGGTGTCAGTCGCAGACATCAAAACCAAATGCGACTTCTGCAGAATAAATCGAATTTGGAAATCGAAAATCCTGAAG GTCAAATAGAAGGTGGAGAAGATGTATATGAAGAGTCAACATCAAAATGTTCGGATGCACAATCCTGTCCAGCCCCAGTTGTTTGCGATGACTACGAGAAACGTTTACCAGATGTTCCCGGTACATCTCCCAAAATAACACCAATGGAGTTACCGACAGATGACTACGAGAAACGTTTACCAGATGTTCCCGGTACATCTCCCAAAATAACATCAATGGAGTTACCGACAGAAATTCGACGATCCGAGCGGGTGAAAGTTTTGACCCCACCAATTTACTTTAAGAAACGAGGTCAATAA